One genomic region from Heliomicrobium undosum encodes:
- a CDS encoding DUF6125 family protein: MKQLDWDKEKFSAFIEDLAKRWLAHDGLWFQAIEKKYGMAAAMEADAAAWERFSPIEAQRIKAFLGLPENGGLDALAQALQYRLYAFINEQSIVRESPDKLIFRMIACRVQTARERKKMDLFPCKEVGIVEYSTFAKAIDSRIETRCLQCPPDPKSDCYCAWEFTCNRDE, from the coding sequence ATGAAACAGTTAGACTGGGACAAAGAGAAGTTTTCTGCATTCATTGAGGACTTGGCCAAACGCTGGCTGGCCCATGACGGCCTCTGGTTTCAAGCGATCGAGAAAAAATACGGCATGGCTGCCGCGATGGAAGCTGACGCGGCCGCCTGGGAGCGCTTCAGTCCCATCGAAGCCCAACGGATCAAAGCCTTTTTGGGCCTCCCGGAGAATGGCGGACTCGACGCCTTGGCGCAGGCGCTGCAGTACCGTCTCTACGCCTTCATCAACGAGCAATCGATCGTCCGCGAATCGCCCGATAAGCTGATCTTCCGGATGATCGCCTGCCGCGTGCAGACGGCGCGGGAGAGAAAAAAGATGGACCTCTTCCCTTGCAAAGAGGTGGGCATCGTCGAATACAGCACCTTTGCCAAGGCCATCGATTCCAGGATCGAGACGCGCTGCCTCCAGTGCCCACCTGATCCGAAGAGCGACTGTTACTGCGCCTGGGAGTTTACATGCAATCGTGATGAGTAA